The following are encoded in a window of Phragmites australis chromosome 22, lpPhrAust1.1, whole genome shotgun sequence genomic DNA:
- the LOC133904734 gene encoding pyridoxal kinase isoform X3, whose translation MTAAGPPTPLLPRACSSWWSACREGFGWSALLRRGRRRRSRAAALPAMARPPILSIALPSDTGRVLSIQSHTVQGYVGNKSAVFPLQLLGFDVDPINSVQFSNHTGYPTFRGQVLNGNQLWDLIEGLEENDLLHYTHLLTGYIGSVSFLNTVLQVVDKLRSVNPDLVYVCDPVLGDEGKLYVPEDLISVYQQKVVPVASMLTPNQFEVELLTGLRITSEQDGLTACNTLHSAGPQKVVITSALIEGKLLLIGSHKKTEEQPPEQFKIEIPKIPAYFTGTGDLTTALLLGWSNKYPNNLETAAELAVSSLQALLRKTVEDYKRAGFDPSTSSLEIRLIQSQDDIRNPAVTCKAVKYS comes from the exons ggcggaggaggaggagcagggcgGCGGCGCTTCCGGCGATGGCTCGGCCGCCGATCCTGTCCATCGCGCTGCCGTCCGACACCGGCCGCGTGCTCAGCATCCAGTCCCACACCGTCCAG GGGTACGTTGGCAATAAATCAGCAGTCTTTCCCCTGCAACTCCTTGGCTTTGATGTGGATCCGATAAACTCTGTACAGTTTTCTAATCATACAG GATACCCAACATTTAGAGGACAGGTTCTCAATGGCAATCAGCTGTGGGATCTTATTGAAGGGCTGGAGGAAAATGATTTATTGCACTATACCCATTTATTGACAG GTTATATAGGCTCTGTTTCCTTTTTAAATACCGTGCTACAAGTTGTCGACAAATTACGTTCTGTCAATCCTGATCTTGTATATG TTTGCGACCCAGTTCTTGGCGATGAAGGAAAATTATATGTCCCTGAGGACTTAATATCTGTTTATCAACAGAAG GTTGTCCCAGTTGCTTCGATGCTTACACCTAATCAATTTGAAGTTGAACTACTTACTGGATTGAG GATCACCTCCGAACAAGATGGTTTGACAGCTTGCAATACGCTCCACAGTGCTGGACCACAGAAG GTGGTGATAACTAGTGCACTTATTGAAGGCAAGCTGCTCCTTATTGGAAGTCACAAAAAAACAGAG gaACAACCGCCAGAACAATTTAAGATTGAGATACCGAAGATACCTGCATATTTCACG GGAACTGGAGATTTAACAACTGCTCTTCTACTAGGATGGAGTAAT AAATATCCTAATAACCTCGAGACAGCAGCAGAACTGGCAGTATCCAGTTTGCAG GCACTCCTAAGAAAAACTGTGGAAGATTATAAAAGGGCTGGCTTTGACCCATCAACTAGCAGCTTAGAGATCCGGTTGATTCAAAGCCAGGATGACATTCGAAACCCAGCAGTTACATGCAAGGCCGTGAAGTATAGCTGA
- the LOC133904880 gene encoding uncharacterized protein LOC133904880 translates to MSHFAAMTSPLPVAASALAGDAKSPLFCPKPRRPVAPLRCHQSGGYTDAGAGMDLLDLLLAKGEESSLSAASPQSPLFCGSPPRRASNPVVHDSRFGMDCPLMPMPMPMPALPVAAPVAVPRPTPRSAAPSMSPRSAAGCARARFALQPAAVRVEGFDCLDRSRGGRGHGITAMA, encoded by the exons ATGAGCCACTTCGCCGCCATGACGAGCCCTCTGcccgtcgccgcctccgcccTCGCCGGCGACGCCAAGAGCCCGCTCTTCTGCCCCAAGCCACGACGCCCCGTGGCGCCCCTCCGGTGCCACCAGAGCGGCGGCTACACTGACGCCGGCGCCGGCATGGATCTgctcgacctcctcctcgcaAAG GGAGAGGAGAGCAGTCTCTCGGCTGCGTCCCCGCAGTCGCCGTTGTTCTGCGgctcgccgccgcggcgagcGTCGAACCCGGTGGTCCACGACAGCCGGTTCGGCATGGACTGCCCGCTCATGCCCATGCCCATGCCCATGCCGGCGCTGCCAGTGGCCGCGCCGGTGGCGGTACCCCGGCCCACCCCACGCTCGGCGGCGCCATCCATGTCGCCACGCAGCGCGGCCGGGTGCGCCCGCGCCCGGTTCGCGCTCCAGCCCGCAGCGGTGCGCGTTGAGGGTTTTGACTGCCTCGACCGCagccgcggcggccgtggcCATGGTATCACCGCCATGGCCTAG